A section of the Nitrospirota bacterium genome encodes:
- a CDS encoding type II toxin-antitoxin system VapC family toxin: protein MKEVFVDTHYWVAIANPNDQWHEAAMLAKRALGNVKLVTTDEVLIEFLSFLSRYGELLRVQGAKIVRAILNNASVSVVPQSRQSFLTALEFYENRKDKQYSLVDCISMMTMKNRLITDVLTNDEHFSQEGFKILIAKQ, encoded by the coding sequence ATGAAGGAGGTTTTTGTCGATACTCATTATTGGGTTGCGATTGCCAATCCAAATGACCAATGGCATGAAGCGGCCATGTTGGCAAAGAGAGCATTGGGCAATGTAAAGCTGGTTACCACAGATGAAGTGCTGATTGAGTTTTTGAGTTTCCTAAGTAGATATGGCGAGCTTCTTCGGGTACAAGGGGCAAAAATAGTTAGAGCAATTCTGAATAATGCATCTGTTTCTGTAGTGCCGCAGTCGAGACAATCATTTCTAACTGCCCTCGAGTTCTATGAAAACCGAAAAGACAAACAATACAGCTTGGTTGATTGCATTTCGATGATGACGATGAAAAACCGGCTGATCACAGATGTGTTGACTAACGATGAACATTTTTCCCAAGAGGGATTCAAGATTTTGATCGCCAAGCAGTAG